A DNA window from Roseovarius sp. Pro17 contains the following coding sequences:
- a CDS encoding Crp/Fnr family transcriptional regulator encodes MSTRANAAKRLGETALFAGLAPDVLDMLAAQAVTEHWPRGALLFQSGDPADGLRVVEGGLLRVWVSSAEGREITLTLLEPGDALGEIALLDGAPRSASVTAMDGATTLLIRRPAFLAVMESDAAICHHIIALLCERLRLSTDHVGSIALLPLRQRVAAKLYQLAQSHAVPDGKGARFCRRFSQAELADMLGVTREAVNKQIATLVADGLISLQRGMLHITDLDALPGGRDRD; translated from the coding sequence ATGAGCACCCGCGCCAATGCCGCCAAGCGGCTGGGCGAGACGGCGCTCTTTGCCGGTCTTGCCCCCGATGTTCTGGACATGCTGGCCGCTCAGGCCGTAACGGAACACTGGCCGCGCGGCGCGCTATTGTTCCAGAGCGGCGATCCCGCCGACGGGCTGCGCGTCGTCGAGGGTGGCCTGCTCAGGGTCTGGGTGTCCAGCGCCGAGGGCCGCGAGATCACCCTGACCCTGCTAGAGCCGGGCGATGCACTGGGCGAAATCGCGCTGCTGGACGGCGCGCCGCGTAGCGCCAGCGTGACCGCAATGGACGGCGCTACCACCCTGCTGATCCGCCGCCCGGCCTTTCTGGCAGTGATGGAGTCTGACGCCGCTATTTGCCACCATATCATCGCGTTGCTGTGCGAGCGGCTGCGCTTGTCGACCGATCATGTGGGCAGTATCGCGCTGCTACCCCTGCGCCAGCGGGTCGCTGCAAAGCTCTACCAACTGGCGCAATCCCATGCCGTGCCCGATGGCAAAGGCGCAAGGTTTTGCCGCCGCTTCAGCCAGGCCGAACTGGCGGACATGCTGGGTGTCACGCGTGAAGCCGTGAACAAGCAGATTGCCACCCTCGTCGCGGATGGGCTGATTTCGCTTCAGAGGGGGATGTTGCATATCACCGATCTGGATGCGCTTCCCGGCGGGCGGGATCGCGATTAA
- a CDS encoding MFS transporter, which yields MPDRPSSLTLFRNQTFRSLWIAALASNFGGLVQAVGAAWMMTTLSDSPRMVALVQGSVSLPIMVFSLLAGVFADNFDRRRVMLIAQGFMFVVSVGLTIMAFQGLLTPWLLLAFTFLIGCGTALHNPSWQATMGDIVTREELPTAVSLNSMGFNLMRSVGPAAGGAIVALAGVAAAFAVNALSYIAIILALLRWKAPARDMHLPREPMGSAFSAGLRYVAMSPNLLHVILRGFWFGLTGIVLLALLPVVVRETLHGTAFIYGVLLGCFGVGAVGGALMNARLRERFKNEIIARGAFVGFAASCFLLAISSYASLSGAALALAGACWVLALSMFNVTVQLSTPRWVVGRALALYQTGTFGGMAAGSWIWGAMSERVGPSPTLALVAGLLIVGALIGLRLPLPESHGLNLDPLGRFKEPTLRFDLTYRSGPVMVMVDYEIDQSDVPEFLAAMSRRRRVRIRDGAQQWALLRDLQHPEHWSESYHVPTWGEYVRHNERRTQLDAELSDLLRRLHRGPNGPIVHRMIERQTVPLRDDLALKPEHGGEALATHSGPQKTDPSDWT from the coding sequence GTGCCGGACCGCCCCTCATCCCTGACACTTTTTCGCAATCAGACGTTCCGCTCGCTCTGGATCGCGGCCCTTGCGTCGAACTTTGGGGGATTGGTGCAGGCGGTCGGGGCTGCGTGGATGATGACCACCCTGTCTGACTCACCAAGAATGGTGGCACTGGTGCAGGGATCCGTGTCGCTCCCGATCATGGTGTTTTCCTTGCTGGCCGGCGTATTTGCCGACAATTTCGACCGGCGTCGCGTGATGCTGATCGCGCAGGGCTTCATGTTCGTCGTTTCGGTCGGACTGACGATCATGGCGTTTCAGGGATTGCTCACGCCTTGGCTGCTATTGGCGTTCACGTTCCTGATCGGGTGCGGCACGGCGCTGCACAACCCGTCCTGGCAGGCGACGATGGGCGACATTGTCACGCGCGAGGAATTGCCGACAGCTGTTTCGCTTAACAGCATGGGCTTTAACCTCATGCGCAGCGTCGGACCGGCGGCGGGCGGTGCCATCGTGGCGCTGGCCGGGGTAGCAGCGGCGTTCGCCGTGAACGCGCTTAGCTATATTGCGATCATCCTCGCGCTTTTGCGTTGGAAGGCACCGGCGCGCGACATGCACCTACCGCGAGAGCCGATGGGCAGCGCGTTCTCGGCCGGTCTGCGCTATGTCGCGATGTCGCCGAACCTGCTGCACGTCATATTGCGGGGGTTCTGGTTCGGCCTTACGGGTATCGTCCTGCTGGCGCTATTGCCCGTGGTGGTGCGCGAGACGCTGCATGGCACGGCGTTTATCTATGGCGTTTTGCTGGGCTGTTTTGGGGTGGGGGCTGTTGGTGGTGCGTTGATGAATGCCCGCCTGCGCGAGCGGTTCAAGAATGAGATCATCGCGCGCGGTGCCTTTGTCGGATTTGCTGCCAGCTGCTTTTTGCTGGCCATCAGCAGCTATGCGTCGCTGAGTGGCGCGGCGCTGGCGCTGGCCGGGGCGTGCTGGGTGCTGGCGCTGTCGATGTTCAACGTGACGGTGCAGCTATCGACTCCGCGTTGGGTCGTCGGGCGCGCACTTGCGCTATATCAGACCGGCACGTTTGGCGGGATGGCGGCGGGCAGCTGGATATGGGGCGCGATGTCCGAACGGGTTGGCCCGTCGCCCACGTTGGCGCTGGTGGCCGGCCTTTTGATCGTGGGCGCGCTGATCGGTCTGCGTCTGCCTTTGCCGGAATCACATGGGCTGAACCTTGACCCGCTGGGCCGGTTCAAGGAGCCGACGTTGCGGTTTGATCTGACTTATCGCAGCGGTCCGGTCATGGTGATGGTGGATTACGAGATCGATCAGTCGGATGTGCCCGAGTTTCTGGCCGCGATGAGCAGACGCCGCCGCGTGCGCATCCGCGATGGCGCGCAGCAATGGGCGCTATTGCGCGACCTGCAACACCCCGAGCATTGGAGCGAGAGTTATCACGTTCCCACTTGGGGAGAATACGTGCGCCATAATGAACGGCGGACCCAGTTGGACGCAGAACTGTCGGATCTACTGCGACGGCTGCATCGCGGCCCGAACGGCCCGATCGTCCACCGGATGATCGAACGCCAGACTGTGCCACTGCGCGACGATCTGGCACTGAAACCGGAACATGGCGGTGAAGCGTTGGCGACCCATTCAGGGCCACAGAAAACAGATCCTTCGGATTGGACATAG
- a CDS encoding DNA polymerase Y family protein has translation MDRANVAPPDDVAVVLATEGQHGPVIHATNRAARLMGASAGARVVDIKAVCPDLQVEYADIAGDQLALERLTLWARRWCPWTSPDGADGLILDTTGADHLLGGEAAMLVDIETRLSLLGLSARIAVAPTWGAAWALARYGPVRAICPVDQMAAQLAPLPVPALRLNEATLLLLRRLGLKTVGDLAKVPRLSLTRRFARAALHANPLLRLDQAMGCLAEPVASKEARPRIKAQSQLPEPIQDPTAYLPELCENLCAQLTLHGLGCRRLSLTVFRTDGEVSTITAATAAPSRDPGHLRRLFDDKLERINPGFGFDLITLEAAIVEPVESIQTRLGGGSNEDLQLPHLIDRLVARFGERSIKRPVLNASHLPERAQRVIGALQEVDSTTAPLIKERPIRLLWTPEQVRVVYAVPEGPPAQFIWRRQTHKVARYAGPERIAPEWWKDRPGTRLRDYFKIEDQTGKRLWLYREGLHEDGRGGDPRWFIHGMFA, from the coding sequence ATGGACCGCGCGAACGTCGCGCCGCCCGATGATGTGGCCGTCGTTCTGGCGACCGAAGGTCAGCATGGCCCCGTGATTCACGCCACCAACCGCGCCGCGCGTCTGATGGGCGCCAGCGCCGGGGCGCGCGTGGTGGACATCAAGGCCGTCTGCCCCGATCTGCAGGTGGAATATGCCGATATCGCGGGTGATCAACTGGCACTGGAACGCCTGACCCTTTGGGCGCGGCGCTGGTGCCCGTGGACTTCTCCGGACGGTGCGGACGGTCTGATCCTTGATACGACTGGCGCGGACCATCTGCTGGGCGGAGAGGCGGCCATGCTGGTCGATATCGAAACCCGCCTGTCTCTGCTGGGTCTGAGCGCCCGGATCGCGGTGGCGCCGACATGGGGCGCGGCATGGGCGCTGGCGCGATATGGGCCGGTCAGGGCGATCTGCCCGGTGGATCAGATGGCCGCGCAGCTTGCGCCATTGCCGGTCCCTGCCCTGCGCCTGAACGAGGCCACATTGCTTTTGCTGCGCCGTCTCGGGCTCAAGACCGTGGGCGATCTGGCCAAGGTGCCGCGCCTGTCCCTGACCCGACGCTTTGCGCGCGCGGCACTGCATGCCAATCCGCTGCTGCGGCTGGATCAGGCCATGGGGTGTCTGGCCGAACCTGTCGCCAGCAAGGAGGCGCGCCCAAGGATCAAGGCGCAGTCCCAACTGCCCGAACCGATACAGGATCCGACCGCCTATCTGCCGGAACTCTGCGAGAATCTCTGCGCTCAACTGACGCTGCACGGCCTTGGCTGTCGCCGCCTTTCTCTGACTGTCTTTCGCACCGATGGCGAGGTCAGCACGATCACGGCGGCCACAGCCGCTCCCAGCCGCGATCCCGGCCATCTGCGCCGCCTCTTTGACGACAAGCTGGAGCGGATCAATCCCGGCTTCGGCTTTGATTTGATAACGCTCGAGGCGGCAATTGTGGAGCCGGTCGAGAGTATCCAGACGCGGCTGGGCGGCGGATCAAACGAGGATCTGCAACTGCCGCATTTGATCGACCGCCTTGTGGCACGCTTTGGTGAGCGGTCCATCAAGCGCCCCGTGCTGAATGCCAGCCACCTGCCCGAACGCGCCCAAAGGGTGATCGGCGCCTTGCAAGAGGTCGACAGCACGACGGCACCCCTGATCAAGGAGCGTCCCATCCGCCTGCTCTGGACACCCGAACAGGTGCGCGTCGTCTATGCCGTCCCGGAAGGTCCGCCGGCGCAATTCATCTGGCGCAGGCAAACCCACAAGGTCGCGCGCTATGCCGGCCCCGAACGGATCGCCCCCGAATGGTGGAAGGACCGCCCCGGCACACGGCTGCGCGATTATTTCAAGATCGAGGATCAGACCGGCAAGCGTCTGTGGCTTTATCGCGAAGGGCTGCATGAGGACGGGCGCGGCGGTGATCCGCGATGGTTCATCCACGGGATGTTCGCGTAA
- a CDS encoding error-prone DNA polymerase, with protein MPEMDNQRPRRTLDEDGFTPNPRAEFIELGVTTCFSFLRGASDAVDLSATAWAQGHDALGVADLNTMAGVVRLHAEALKACLRPVIGCRLHLVTGEEFLAYPQDRDAYGRLCELLSKGKMRDTNGDWQAKGACDISLDDLAAHADGVHLIALPGDDLNLFAAGLRRLSRALPTLRHIAASYLYRGDDRARINRLDALARQHGLSILATNDVHYHAPDRRPLQDVMTCVLHRTTITKAGYLLHVNAERHLKSPAQMVQLFAEWPHAIRATREVADACTFDLRQLSYEYPQETIPEGRSPQEYLCELTWAGAVERYPDGTPAKVRAALDKELALIGKLDIAQYFLTIHDIIQFARHQVSPPILCQGRGSAANSAVCYVLGITAVDPDKNDLLFERFISEERIEPPDIDVDFEHERREEVIQHIYTKYGRDRAGLCATVIHYRPRMAVREVGKVMGLSEDITTALAKTIWGSYGREVGAKEAAEAGLDLRDPLIARTIRLADMMIGMPRHLSQHVGGFILTETPLTRTVPIGNGAMKERSFIEWDKDDIDELRILKVDVLALGMLTCIRKAFDLIAAHHGPRFDLATVPKEDRATYDMLCKGDSLGTFQVESRAQMNMLPRLKPRAFYDLVIQVAIVRPGPIQGDMVHPFLRRRSGKDKVEYPSPGPAHDPDELRNILGRTMGVPIFQEQAMKIAMVAAEFSPKEANELRKAMATFRSRGTIEALEEKMVGRMIGRGYDPEFANRCFNQIKGFGDYGFPESHAASFALLVYISSWIKCHYPDVFCAALMNSQPMGFYAPAQIVRDAREHGVDIRAPDVNYSDWDNTLEPTGAGAFAVRLGLRQVDGVPQAIAEQMMQVRDVPFTDLQDLKTRAKADAGTIRKLAAADTFRSMGLDRRQALWDARALRDAPDLPLFLDSADEGNETMFALPQMPICEHVVADYQTLRLSLKAHPMAFLRRSMSRQGYTPAQDLFNMRSGQSVSLAGIVLIRQRPGSAKGVCFITLEDETGVANLVVWPKVMEAFRKAIMQSRLIDIRGVVQRSEDVIHVVAHRLTDRSDALDRLSNDVMDVPLARADEVRKALPSGTHRHPRNVRIIPKSRDFH; from the coding sequence ATGCCCGAGATGGACAATCAACGCCCCAGACGCACGCTGGACGAGGACGGGTTCACCCCCAACCCGCGCGCCGAGTTCATCGAGCTGGGCGTCACCACCTGTTTTTCATTCCTGCGCGGCGCCTCGGATGCGGTTGATCTGTCCGCGACCGCCTGGGCGCAGGGGCATGACGCGCTGGGTGTGGCCGATCTGAACACCATGGCCGGTGTCGTGCGACTTCATGCCGAAGCACTAAAGGCGTGTTTACGTCCCGTGATCGGGTGCCGCCTGCATCTCGTGACTGGCGAGGAATTTCTGGCCTATCCGCAGGACCGCGACGCCTATGGGCGGCTGTGCGAATTGCTGTCCAAAGGCAAGATGCGCGACACAAACGGCGACTGGCAGGCCAAAGGGGCCTGCGACATTTCGCTCGATGATCTGGCCGCCCATGCGGACGGGGTGCACCTAATCGCGCTGCCGGGCGACGACCTCAACCTGTTTGCCGCTGGCCTGCGCCGCCTGAGCCGCGCCTTGCCGACACTGCGCCATATCGCGGCAAGCTATCTCTACCGTGGCGATGACCGTGCCCGGATCAACCGGCTGGATGCCTTGGCCCGCCAGCACGGCCTGTCGATACTGGCCACTAACGACGTGCATTATCATGCACCGGACCGCCGCCCCTTGCAGGACGTGATGACCTGCGTCCTGCACCGAACGACCATTACCAAGGCCGGATACCTGCTGCACGTAAATGCCGAGCGGCATCTGAAATCGCCCGCGCAAATGGTCCAGCTTTTCGCGGAATGGCCACATGCGATCCGGGCCACCCGCGAGGTCGCGGATGCCTGCACCTTCGATCTGCGTCAGCTGTCCTACGAATACCCGCAGGAAACGATCCCCGAGGGACGCTCACCCCAAGAATACCTGTGCGAACTGACATGGGCAGGTGCGGTCGAGAGGTATCCAGATGGCACCCCCGCCAAAGTGCGCGCCGCATTGGACAAGGAGCTGGCGCTGATCGGCAAGCTCGACATCGCGCAGTATTTCCTGACCATCCACGATATTATCCAGTTCGCCCGGCATCAGGTCAGCCCTCCGATCCTGTGTCAGGGGCGCGGCTCTGCCGCCAATTCCGCTGTGTGCTACGTGTTGGGCATCACGGCGGTCGATCCGGACAAGAACGACCTGCTGTTTGAGCGTTTCATCAGCGAGGAACGTATCGAGCCGCCCGATATCGACGTTGATTTCGAACATGAGCGGCGCGAGGAGGTGATCCAGCATATCTACACCAAATATGGCCGCGACCGCGCCGGGCTGTGCGCGACCGTCATCCATTATCGCCCCCGCATGGCCGTGCGCGAGGTGGGCAAGGTGATGGGTCTGTCCGAGGACATCACCACCGCCCTCGCCAAGACAATCTGGGGCAGTTACGGGCGCGAGGTCGGAGCCAAGGAAGCCGCTGAGGCGGGGCTTGATCTGCGCGATCCGCTGATTGCCCGCACGATCAGGCTGGCTGACATGATGATCGGGATGCCGCGCCATCTGTCGCAGCATGTCGGCGGTTTCATCCTGACCGAAACGCCGCTGACCCGGACCGTGCCCATTGGCAACGGCGCGATGAAAGAGCGCAGCTTTATCGAATGGGACAAGGACGACATCGACGAGCTGCGCATCCTCAAGGTCGATGTGCTGGCGCTTGGTATGCTCACCTGCATCCGCAAGGCGTTTGATCTGATTGCGGCGCATCACGGGCCACGGTTCGATCTGGCAACGGTTCCCAAAGAGGACCGCGCGACCTACGACATGCTGTGCAAGGGCGACAGCTTGGGCACGTTTCAGGTCGAAAGCCGGGCGCAGATGAACATGCTGCCCCGTCTGAAACCCCGCGCATTCTATGATCTGGTCATACAGGTCGCCATCGTGCGGCCCGGCCCGATTCAGGGCGACATGGTGCATCCGTTTCTCAGGCGGCGCAGCGGCAAGGATAAGGTGGAATACCCGTCGCCGGGGCCTGCGCATGACCCCGATGAGTTGCGCAACATTCTGGGCCGCACCATGGGTGTGCCTATCTTTCAGGAACAGGCCATGAAGATTGCGATGGTGGCTGCTGAATTCTCTCCGAAAGAAGCGAATGAGCTCCGCAAGGCCATGGCCACCTTCCGGTCTCGCGGCACAATCGAAGCTCTAGAAGAGAAAATGGTCGGCCGGATGATCGGGCGGGGATATGATCCTGAATTTGCAAACCGGTGTTTCAATCAGATCAAGGGGTTCGGGGATTACGGCTTTCCCGAAAGCCACGCTGCCAGCTTTGCGTTGTTGGTCTACATTTCCAGTTGGATCAAATGCCACTATCCGGACGTCTTCTGCGCCGCGCTGATGAATTCGCAGCCGATGGGATTCTACGCCCCCGCGCAGATCGTGCGAGACGCGCGCGAACATGGGGTCGATATCCGGGCGCCCGACGTGAATTACAGCGATTGGGACAACACGTTGGAGCCTACCGGCGCGGGCGCTTTCGCTGTGCGTCTTGGTCTGCGGCAGGTGGATGGCGTGCCCCAGGCGATTGCGGAGCAGATGATGCAGGTTCGCGATGTGCCTTTTACGGACCTGCAAGACCTCAAGACCCGCGCAAAAGCTGACGCAGGCACGATCCGCAAACTGGCCGCCGCCGACACGTTTCGCTCGATGGGGCTGGATCGCAGGCAGGCGCTCTGGGACGCGCGCGCGCTTCGCGATGCCCCCGACCTGCCGCTGTTTCTGGACAGCGCGGATGAGGGCAACGAGACGATGTTTGCCCTACCTCAGATGCCCATCTGCGAACATGTCGTGGCGGATTACCAGACGCTGCGACTCTCGCTCAAGGCGCATCCCATGGCGTTTCTTCGGCGTAGCATGTCAAGGCAGGGCTATACCCCGGCGCAGGATCTTTTCAATATGCGCAGCGGACAGAGCGTATCACTGGCTGGGATCGTGCTGATCCGCCAACGTCCCGGCAGCGCCAAGGGCGTGTGTTTCATCACGCTGGAGGACGAGACAGGCGTCGCCAATCTGGTCGTCTGGCCCAAGGTGATGGAGGCGTTCCGAAAGGCCATCATGCAATCCCGCCTGATCGATATTCGTGGCGTGGTGCAACGCAGCGAGGATGTGATCCATGTCGTCGCACACCGGCTGACAGATCGCAGCGACGCATTGGACCGGCTCTCGAACGATGTCATGGACGTCCCTCTCGCGCGCGCCGACGAAGTGCGCAAAGCGCTGCCCAGCGGAACGCATCGCCACCCCCGAAATGTACGGATCATCCCGAAATCGCGTGATTTTCACTGA
- a CDS encoding NnrT protein, which translates to MKRAGWGIGKITLLLYPFGAGAVAINLFFAGLILSWVDLPVLTPGWSVVGGCVLGIPMTWLFARHIRGLMDRADGEATEAQ; encoded by the coding sequence ATGAAACGGGCGGGTTGGGGCATAGGTAAAATCACGCTGCTGCTCTATCCGTTCGGCGCGGGCGCGGTCGCGATCAACCTGTTTTTTGCCGGGCTGATACTCTCGTGGGTCGATCTGCCGGTTCTGACCCCCGGTTGGTCTGTGGTCGGCGGATGTGTACTGGGCATCCCGATGACCTGGCTTTTCGCGCGCCATATAAGAGGGTTGATGGATCGCGCGGACGGCGAGGCCACAGAAGCTCAGTAA
- a CDS encoding adenylate/guanylate cyclase domain-containing protein, with protein sequence MRRAPVFRRLSRLLFGLAVGAALAASLWHPGDSSGFWGGIEGRFVDARFALRGPLPAPDGVAILALTDSDINRLGQFPPPRSAIADAVDAATAGGALAVALDLLLVQTTPQDSALIAALARNGRSVLAIAASNTPQAQGRSDALQRSGFDIIIGAPDVVQGHAMLGPSEQLASPATFGHVNVITDTDGALRRLLAVAPFGPERDVILVPNLAIAALRQTNAGAPLELHLGASGMVKGAGHTLLLDRGGAIPLVYYGAAGTIPTWPLAEAGTADLAGRIVFVGATAQGIGDRHVTPFDPNFAGVEAYATLAANAIEGRTLRRDPVAWMADIVIALIAAWAAFAAASIERPVLAALVATGVILSAAAFLQGAFVAGWWLDGATLLMALAAGLAGGSTLRLLHHRRRAANLRQYQSPILADMLAMEPHPTFDRRAQEAAVLFVDVVASTARVEAVGPSGAADFMAEFHRRVERMATRHGGMVEQFAGDGAMVIFGLPQPRPGDAEAALSCMAALRGAMKESKPPIEVRMSAHYGPVQAGVLGGDAHRHVTVTGAVVHAANRLQDFARDTGAVIAVSQDLLNGSADGQGWIQRLNLADRATQSLRGLSVPVHIWAAT encoded by the coding sequence GTGAGGCGCGCGCCGGTCTTTCGCCGCCTCAGCCGCCTGCTTTTTGGCCTTGCGGTGGGCGCCGCACTGGCAGCGTCGCTTTGGCATCCGGGCGACAGCAGCGGGTTCTGGGGCGGGATCGAAGGGCGGTTCGTTGACGCGCGGTTTGCGCTGCGCGGGCCTCTGCCTGCACCCGACGGCGTCGCGATTCTGGCTCTGACGGATTCGGATATCAACCGGCTGGGCCAGTTTCCACCACCGCGAAGCGCCATAGCAGACGCGGTGGATGCGGCCACCGCTGGCGGCGCGCTGGCCGTAGCGCTGGATCTGCTACTGGTGCAGACGACACCGCAGGACAGCGCATTGATCGCCGCCCTCGCCCGGAATGGCCGGTCGGTTCTGGCCATCGCCGCCAGCAACACCCCCCAGGCGCAGGGGCGTTCGGACGCCTTGCAACGCAGCGGGTTCGATATCATCATAGGCGCGCCGGACGTCGTGCAGGGTCATGCGATGCTGGGGCCGTCCGAACAGCTCGCTTCGCCCGCAACCTTCGGCCATGTCAACGTCATCACGGATACGGACGGTGCACTGCGCCGGTTGCTTGCGGTGGCCCCTTTTGGGCCTGAGAGGGATGTGATCCTCGTTCCGAACCTTGCGATCGCGGCCTTGCGGCAGACCAATGCGGGCGCACCGCTGGAGCTGCATCTTGGCGCGAGTGGCATGGTCAAGGGCGCAGGCCACACGCTGTTGCTGGATCGCGGCGGTGCAATACCGCTGGTCTATTACGGCGCGGCGGGGACAATCCCCACATGGCCGCTGGCCGAGGCCGGGACTGCCGATCTTGCCGGGCGCATAGTCTTTGTCGGGGCGACTGCGCAAGGGATCGGAGACCGCCATGTCACGCCGTTCGACCCCAACTTTGCGGGGGTCGAGGCCTATGCAACCCTTGCCGCCAATGCCATCGAAGGGCGTACCTTGCGGCGGGATCCGGTGGCTTGGATGGCCGATATTGTCATCGCGTTGATTGCGGCATGGGCCGCGTTCGCCGCTGCCAGCATCGAGCGCCCTGTCCTCGCAGCACTGGTTGCGACCGGGGTGATCCTGTCTGCCGCCGCGTTTCTTCAGGGTGCCTTTGTTGCGGGCTGGTGGCTGGACGGCGCAACGCTGCTGATGGCGCTGGCCGCAGGACTGGCAGGCGGATCGACGCTACGCCTGCTGCACCACCGGCGCCGGGCCGCGAACCTGAGACAGTATCAATCGCCAATTCTGGCAGACATGTTGGCAATGGAGCCGCACCCCACGTTTGATCGACGCGCACAGGAGGCGGCGGTGTTGTTCGTTGACGTTGTCGCCTCGACCGCGCGGGTTGAGGCGGTCGGCCCCTCCGGCGCGGCCGATTTCATGGCCGAATTCCACCGCAGGGTCGAGCGGATGGCAACGCGTCACGGCGGCATGGTCGAGCAATTCGCAGGCGACGGCGCGATGGTGATATTCGGCCTGCCACAGCCGCGACCCGGCGACGCCGAGGCGGCGCTCAGCTGCATGGCGGCACTGCGGGGCGCGATGAAAGAGAGCAAACCCCCAATCGAGGTGCGGATGAGCGCGCATTACGGCCCGGTTCAGGCGGGCGTTCTCGGCGGTGACGCGCATCGCCATGTCACTGTCACCGGCGCCGTGGTCCACGCCGCAAACCGCTTGCAAGATTTCGCCCGTGACACTGGCGCGGTCATCGCGGTGTCGCAAGATTTGCTAAATGGCAGCGCCGATGGCCAAGGATGGATACAGCGACTGAACCTGGCCGATCGCGCCACGCAATCCCTGCGCGGCTTGTCGGTGCCGGTCCATATTTGGGCGGCGACATGA